The following coding sequences are from one Elusimicrobium minutum Pei191 window:
- the groL gene encoding chaperonin GroEL (60 kDa chaperone family; promotes refolding of misfolded polypeptides especially under stressful conditions; forms two stacked rings of heptamers to form a barrel-shaped 14mer; ends can be capped by GroES; misfolded proteins enter the barrel where they are refolded when GroES binds), with amino-acid sequence MAKQIVYGDEARAKMKAGIEKVAKAVSVTLGPKGRSVVLEKKFGSPLIIDDGVTIAKDIELEDKFENMGAQLIREVASKTNDIAGDGTTTATVLTHAILTEGIKNITAGANPTLVKKGIEMAVETVKEELKKMQRPVETKEEKAQIATISANDRMVGELIAEAMEKVGHEGVITVEEGKTATTELQVVEGMQFDRGYISPYFVTDSERMECVLEDCQIILADKKVSSMNELLPLLEGIVKNGRNFLIIAEDVDGEALATLVVNRLRGTLKGCAVKAPGFGDRRKEMLEDIAILTGGQVIAEERGMKLETATLDMLGSAKRVVIDKENATIVSGEGDKKKIEARAEQIRKQIENSTSDYDKEKLQERLAKLSGGVAVISVGAATETEMKAKKAKVEDAKNATKAGVEEGLIPGGGVALTRCEGAVGKLKADNEDVQTGINIVKKALTAPLYQIAFNAGLDGSVVVENVRNAKGNQGFDADTGEYVDMIKAGVVDAVKVVRIGLENAASIAATVLLTEALVADIPEEKGAAPMGHPGMGGMGMM; translated from the coding sequence ATGGCAAAACAGATTGTATATGGTGACGAAGCCAGGGCTAAAATGAAAGCCGGCATTGAAAAAGTTGCAAAAGCTGTAAGCGTTACGTTAGGGCCTAAAGGAAGAAGCGTTGTATTGGAAAAGAAGTTTGGCTCGCCTTTGATTATTGACGACGGCGTAACAATAGCTAAAGATATTGAACTTGAAGATAAATTTGAAAACATGGGCGCGCAGTTAATTCGCGAAGTCGCCTCAAAAACCAATGATATTGCGGGTGACGGCACCACAACGGCAACCGTTTTAACGCACGCAATTTTAACGGAAGGTATTAAAAATATTACAGCGGGTGCAAACCCTACTTTAGTTAAAAAAGGTATTGAAATGGCTGTGGAAACAGTTAAAGAAGAACTTAAAAAAATGCAGCGCCCCGTAGAAACAAAAGAAGAAAAAGCACAAATCGCCACAATTTCAGCCAATGACCGTATGGTAGGTGAACTTATTGCCGAAGCTATGGAAAAAGTGGGCCACGAAGGCGTTATCACCGTTGAAGAAGGCAAAACAGCAACAACTGAACTTCAGGTTGTTGAAGGTATGCAGTTTGACCGCGGTTATATCTCACCTTATTTTGTAACCGATTCCGAAAGAATGGAATGCGTGTTGGAAGACTGTCAAATTATTTTAGCCGATAAAAAAGTTTCTTCAATGAACGAACTTTTACCCTTACTTGAAGGCATTGTTAAAAACGGCCGCAACTTCTTAATAATAGCCGAAGACGTTGACGGCGAAGCCCTTGCCACATTAGTTGTTAACAGGCTTAGAGGCACATTAAAAGGTTGCGCGGTTAAAGCCCCCGGCTTTGGAGACAGACGCAAAGAAATGCTTGAAGATATAGCCATTTTAACAGGCGGCCAGGTAATCGCTGAAGAACGCGGCATGAAGCTTGAAACAGCCACTTTAGATATGCTCGGTTCAGCAAAAAGAGTTGTTATCGATAAAGAAAACGCCACAATCGTAAGCGGCGAAGGCGACAAGAAAAAAATTGAAGCGAGAGCCGAACAAATAAGAAAACAAATCGAAAACTCAACCTCAGATTACGATAAGGAAAAATTACAGGAACGCCTTGCAAAACTTTCCGGCGGCGTAGCTGTTATCAGTGTAGGCGCGGCTACAGAAACGGAAATGAAAGCCAAAAAAGCTAAAGTTGAAGACGCTAAAAACGCCACAAAAGCGGGTGTTGAAGAAGGCTTAATCCCAGGCGGCGGCGTGGCTTTAACAAGATGCGAAGGCGCGGTCGGCAAATTAAAAGCCGATAACGAAGATGTACAGACAGGTATTAACATCGTTAAGAAAGCTCTTACCGCTCCGTTATATCAAATTGCGTTTAACGCCGGCTTGGATGGTTCCGTAGTTGTTGAAAATGTACGCAACGCTAAAGGAAACCAAGGTTTTGACGCTGACACCGGCGAATATGTTGACATGATTAAAGCCGGCGTTGTTGACGCTGTTAAAGTTGTCCGAATAGGGCTTGAAAACGCGGCCTCAATAGCCGCGACAGTGCTTTTAACTGAAGCGCTTGTAGCCGACATTCCTGAGGAAAAGGGCGCGGCCCCCATGGGGCACCCCGGTATGGGCGGTATGGGCATGATGTAA
- a CDS encoding co-chaperone GroES gives MGEVNIAPLGDRIIVKPIEREVMKSGIIIPDTAKEKPMEGEVVAAGPGKLGEKGERAPMDVKKGDKVLYGKYSGTEVKINDKNYLIMHQDDVLGIIK, from the coding sequence ATGGGTGAAGTAAATATAGCACCTCTCGGTGACAGAATAATAGTAAAACCTATTGAGCGTGAAGTTATGAAAAGCGGTATTATCATACCCGATACCGCGAAAGAAAAACCTATGGAAGGCGAAGTTGTTGCGGCAGGTCCCGGCAAACTCGGCGAAAAAGGGGAAAGAGCGCCTATGGACGTTAAAAAAGGCGACAAAGTGCTTTACGGTAAGTATTCCGGCACGGAAGTTAAAATTAACGATAAAAACTACCTTATCATGCATCAGGACGATGTGTTGGGTATTATTAAATAA
- a CDS encoding pilin — MKKGFTLIELLVVVLIIGILAAIALPQYNKAVEKSRAVEMLSNLSSLKKSVDIFFMEGGDIDHLDIESLSIEIPGAKISGSTGLNKIETRNFIYRVGRASDSTGSPIVTATRVRNSNTLYLAMQLTPPTHSCHNTCCWYTAANESLCKAIGFTETAAQSCSITSLGCSKYK, encoded by the coding sequence ATGAAAAAAGGGTTTACATTAATTGAATTATTGGTAGTGGTATTAATAATCGGAATACTCGCCGCAATAGCATTGCCACAGTATAACAAGGCTGTGGAAAAATCGCGCGCGGTGGAAATGCTTAGCAATTTAAGCTCGCTCAAAAAATCCGTGGATATCTTTTTTATGGAAGGCGGCGACATAGACCATTTGGACATTGAAAGTTTATCTATTGAAATACCCGGCGCTAAAATATCCGGAAGCACAGGTTTAAATAAAATAGAGACAAGAAATTTTATATACAGAGTGGGCAGAGCTTCCGACAGCACAGGATCGCCGATTGTAACCGCTACAAGGGTTAGAAACTCAAACACCCTTTACCTTGCAATGCAGTTAACCCCGCCAACACATTCCTGCCATAATACCTGTTGCTGGTACACAGCTGCAAATGAATCTTTATGCAAAGCTATCGGCTTTACCGAGACGGCAGCCCAAAGTTGCAGTATAACATCTTTAGGATGCAGTAAATATAAATAA